Genomic DNA from Shouchella patagoniensis:
ACTGTTATCCAATTTGATACCGCTTGTAAAGCCTCTCGACCAAACTCCCACCGAAGAACAGCCACGCCTAACAAGATTTGCAAAACAAACCCCATACCTACCGTATAATAACTAATCTTACGTTTGTTTTCGGAAAATAAAAACACCATTGCTAATATAATCATGCATCCAGCTAAACCCCATAACACATCAAGCATTGCCCTGCTTCCCCCTCACCATTCATAATTAGACCAGTCTACATAATAATCATAATATAGAAAGAGGAAAGAAAACAATCCTTTGTTAAGAAATAGAGCTTATTTTTTATTAAAACAAGCTAATAAGAGCTAATCATCCATCAAAAAACGAACATTCTTAAGTCGACAAACAAATTACCTTCACTATTTTTCTATTTTACAGAGCTCACTTCCTTTAAACATGTCTGCCCTCTACCGAAGCAGCCATTCTACACGAACAATCGTGAAACCCGAAAAGACATTCTCGTTCGGGTCTAGGCTTTGATTTCCCAATGGATATTCGCCTCATACATCGATATAATGACGATTAATATCTCTAAGCCGTCAACATAATGATAAAAAGAGGTGATGGAAATGAAATCATTAGATGTACGAATACTTGCTTTAAGTTCCGCGATTACCTTGTTACTTATTTTCATTGTTCCGAGTAGCTATCTTACTGAGGGGAAAGGCAGCTATGAATTCGGCTTTTTATTTCCTATGCTTACGATCTATCAAGAAACAGCAACGAGTCATTGGTTTCTTATTAACGTCTTCAGTGAACATGATGGAATCTTGGTTAGCATCCCAGGAGCCATCGCCAATATTGTCCTCTTCTACTTGTTACTGCAATTCTCAAAAAAACGGATTGCTCGGAAGAATGCTCAAAGAAAACATGATTCTGCGTTACCTCATTAATCGTTCCACATACTGAAAAACTTCGAGGAAGAGAGGAACGTGCTCTTAGCTTTGTATTTTTTATGTCACTCAAGTCTTAAAACAGTTCCGTTCCCCTTCAACTAGTACCCTCATGATGTCGGTCACTTTATTGAAAACATACGTTGCTCCAGCACTAGTTAATTCAGCAGCTGACCCATACCCATATGTAACCCCAATTGAATCGATTCCACATGTTTTAGCCCCAATTATATCGTGGGAACGATCACCAATCATAATGACTTCGTTCAAATCTGTATTGCCTAGTTTCGTTAATACGTCAAAAATAATTTCGTTCTTATGACGTCTTGTCCCATCCATATTGCTCCCAACGATTAAATCAAACAACTGATCCATTTGAAAATAATCAAGGATTGCTTCTGCAAAAAGGGTTGGCTTAGATGTTGCTACTGCAAGTGTCAAACCTGATGCTTTTAGATCTCCAAGCATTGGCACGATGCCTTCGTATAGTGTATTTTCGTACATACCAATTGTCTTATACCGTTCACGGTAGTAACCAAGTGCCACCTGAATTTGTTTATCCGTCATTTGAAAATACTGTTTAAATGAATCTTGCAAAGGTGGCCCTATAAACAAATCCAACTTCTGTTTTTCCAAAGTAGAGATTCCCATTTTTTGCAGCGCGTACGTCATTGATTGAATGATTCCTTCTTTTGGATCTGATAGGGTTCCATCTAAATCAAACAAAACGACTCGATACTTCTTCATTTGCCGCCCCCTACTCATCAGTCTTACCTATTTTCTATACTCGCCTTATCCATTCCATCCAAATTCTCTTGATATGCGCGCTGCTGTTTCTCTCACTTCTGAAATTAACCTCTCCTCTAAGAAATCATAAGAGATTCGATTCATCGGCCCGGAAACACTAAAACTACCTATCGTTTTTTGATTGAAATCGTAGATAGGGCATGCAATACACCTTACCCCTTCTGTGATTTCCTGATCATCTATCGCATAGGATTGGTCTTTAATACGCTTGATTTCTTCCGTTAATTTTTCAACTGAATCAATGGTATATGGCGTTAATTTTTTGAAATCAAATGTAGAAACAACGGTTTCA
This window encodes:
- a CDS encoding HAD family hydrolase, whose amino-acid sequence is MKKYRVVLFDLDGTLSDPKEGIIQSMTYALQKMGISTLEKQKLDLFIGPPLQDSFKQYFQMTDKQIQVALGYYRERYKTIGMYENTLYEGIVPMLGDLKASGLTLAVATSKPTLFAEAILDYFQMDQLFDLIVGSNMDGTRRHKNEIIFDVLTKLGNTDLNEVIMIGDRSHDIIGAKTCGIDSIGVTYGYGSAAELTSAGATYVFNKVTDIMRVLVEGERNCFKT